From one Planctomycetota bacterium genomic stretch:
- a CDS encoding DUF4145 domain-containing protein, with translation MSDLELAVSRSKRLERRLRDGLAAQGKGLHELTSSVERRLPADTVRKLRFVATVRNKLVHDMDVRKLDDRKRFVLACDQIERDIDDVAGPGHRDSWRTTFLVVGVIAALIAIGMGIAIWMMVSSGVELEWSFG, from the coding sequence GTGAGCGATCTGGAACTGGCTGTCTCTCGCTCCAAGCGCCTCGAACGCCGTCTCCGCGACGGCCTGGCCGCCCAGGGCAAGGGCCTGCACGAACTCACCAGCAGCGTCGAGCGGCGTCTCCCGGCAGACACGGTCCGGAAGCTCCGCTTCGTGGCGACGGTTCGAAACAAACTCGTCCACGATATGGACGTCCGCAAGCTCGACGATCGCAAGCGATTCGTTTTGGCTTGCGATCAGATCGAACGCGACATCGACGACGTCGCGGGTCCTGGGCATCGCGACTCGTGGCGGACCACGTTTCTTGTTGTGGGCGTTATCGCGGCGCTGATCGCGATCGGGATGGGGATCGCCATCTGGATGATGGTCTCCAGCGGCGTCGAGCTGGAGTGGTCGTTTGGATAA